From a single Sulfolobus sp. E5-1-F genomic region:
- a CDS encoding radical SAM protein, producing MTLRLVSSPDWVRLSFGADMVLGFSSGMFLKGALNTTINLLQYYPDGCKANCLYCGQAREVANGPECKTLIRVEWPLRPLNEVLKRIYERQGNPEYGLQRICVGQLAHPRASPDAIEITRRIREAGIELQISELVTATYTFKHHMIEMRKAGADMIDVAIDAANEKVFEELRGKKARSMHSWKRYLEAIDEAVEVFGKKNAGIHLIIGLGETEEDAVKLMWYAHSRGAKISLFAFYPEAGTPMEKRKPVPVHVYRRMQIARWLIENDIIDINAFRFNDKGELIDIEMPSDITLDQIAPAFMTSGCPGCNRPYSNERPGGVLKNIPWYPNREMTLRSIKASRLESLIKKVVR from the coding sequence ATGACCCTACGTCTAGTTTCAAGCCCAGATTGGGTAAGATTAAGTTTTGGAGCAGATATGGTACTAGGTTTTTCTTCTGGTATGTTCTTAAAGGGAGCTCTAAATACCACGATAAATCTATTGCAATATTACCCAGATGGATGCAAAGCAAATTGTTTATACTGTGGTCAGGCTAGAGAAGTTGCTAATGGTCCAGAATGTAAAACCTTAATAAGGGTAGAATGGCCACTTAGACCTTTAAATGAGGTATTAAAGAGGATTTATGAAAGACAAGGAAACCCAGAATACGGTCTTCAGAGAATATGCGTAGGCCAATTAGCTCATCCTAGGGCCTCACCAGATGCCATAGAGATAACGAGAAGGATAAGGGAGGCTGGTATTGAACTACAAATTTCGGAGCTAGTGACAGCAACTTATACGTTTAAACATCATATGATTGAAATGAGAAAAGCTGGGGCTGATATGATTGATGTTGCAATAGACGCCGCAAATGAGAAAGTGTTCGAAGAACTAAGAGGTAAGAAGGCTAGAAGCATGCACTCATGGAAGAGGTATTTAGAGGCAATAGATGAGGCAGTGGAAGTATTTGGCAAAAAGAATGCAGGTATTCACTTAATAATAGGATTAGGTGAGACTGAGGAAGATGCAGTAAAGCTTATGTGGTATGCTCATAGTAGGGGAGCTAAAATTTCACTCTTCGCGTTTTATCCAGAAGCTGGGACTCCAATGGAAAAGAGAAAACCGGTCCCAGTTCACGTCTATAGGAGAATGCAAATAGCAAGATGGTTAATTGAAAACGATATTATAGACATCAACGCCTTTAGGTTTAATGATAAGGGAGAGCTCATTGATATAGAAATGCCATCTGATATAACCTTAGACCAGATAGCCCCAGCATTTATGACCAGTGGATGTCCAGGCTGTAATAGACCATACTCCAATGAGCGACCAGGTGGAGTGTTAAAGAATATTCCTTGGTATCCAAATAGAGAAATGACTTTACGTTCAATTAAAGCTTCTAGATTAGAGTCATTAATAAAGAAAGTAGTAAGATAA
- a CDS encoding radical SAM protein, whose amino-acid sequence MRPLILYAPNLKRYETDFLDSRKGWKSISVTGTYCAFNCKHCGRRVLESMIDGSTQDKIEKEIMEVVNRGDEGIILSGGSTLRGDVPIWKYSSLLKRYSDKLTIIAHTGVVKNEEIATKFKESGVKIALLDMVSDNDTIRNILGQPFTVDDYLNSFKYLKKVGIKIVPHVILGLSKKGLEGDLESIKLLQEVNPDALIIVGLMPLVGTQMSNSRPPTAEEMITALKTARDTFPNIPINLGCARPRGRSYLEVEKFAVDYDIDAIAFPEDETYEYAKNKRKIILSYACCGNVVFDIFKVITS is encoded by the coding sequence ATGAGGCCATTAATACTTTATGCTCCTAATTTAAAGAGGTATGAGACAGACTTTTTAGACTCTAGAAAAGGATGGAAGTCAATATCAGTCACAGGAACATATTGTGCATTTAACTGTAAGCATTGCGGTAGACGAGTCTTAGAATCAATGATTGATGGTTCGACTCAAGATAAAATTGAGAAAGAGATAATGGAAGTAGTAAATAGAGGGGACGAGGGAATTATACTATCTGGTGGTTCTACATTGAGAGGAGATGTTCCAATATGGAAGTATTCTTCCTTATTGAAAAGATATTCCGATAAACTCACAATAATAGCCCATACTGGTGTAGTTAAAAATGAGGAAATAGCTACAAAATTTAAGGAGAGTGGTGTAAAAATCGCACTGCTAGATATGGTGTCTGATAATGATACGATTAGAAATATTTTAGGTCAGCCGTTTACTGTAGACGACTACCTAAACTCATTTAAATACTTGAAAAAGGTCGGTATAAAAATAGTTCCTCATGTAATATTAGGATTGAGCAAAAAGGGCTTAGAGGGTGACCTAGAGTCAATAAAATTACTTCAAGAAGTTAATCCTGACGCGCTAATAATTGTCGGTCTAATGCCACTGGTTGGAACGCAGATGAGTAACTCTAGACCCCCAACTGCGGAGGAGATGATAACTGCTCTAAAAACTGCTAGAGACACATTCCCTAATATTCCAATAAACTTAGGTTGTGCAAGACCTAGAGGTAGATCATATCTCGAGGTCGAAAAGTTTGCTGTGGATTATGATATTGACGCAATAGCTTTTCCAGAAGATGAAACGTATGAATATGCGAAAAATAAAAGGAAAATAATTTTAAGCTATGCATGTTGTGGTAATGTAGTTTTTGATATATTTAAGGTGATAACCTCATGA
- a CDS encoding lipoate--protein ligase family protein: MRELRFLVERNNQAYILAGEEALLLSVANGSQPILRFVIFDPPAVLIGYHQAVEQEVNIEEVRKRGWEIGRRPTGGGTIIMGPWQLGWEIYASNDQLGYTPESAIKIGAEGVIRTLDKLGIKASFRPKNDVEINGRKISGIGAFSEGKYIAVTGTILLDFDVDAMVSVLRLSSEKLKDKLARDFKDRLTWINKELLRPIDMEELIKISRDSFAEVLGVKLVDGNYNEFEKKTIQELGLKYSSPEWIFNLRRPLIGDDIRYVERKLPGGLVKVQVKMASKNLIESVLITGDFFIEPRTAIYDLEAKLKWSRVEDLENEIRTWFNSVKAIGITIDDLIKIIKEAVG, from the coding sequence ATGAGAGAATTAAGGTTTTTGGTTGAGAGAAATAATCAAGCCTATATATTAGCTGGTGAAGAGGCTCTTCTTTTATCAGTTGCTAATGGCTCTCAACCAATTTTACGATTTGTAATCTTTGATCCTCCAGCAGTTCTTATAGGTTATCATCAAGCGGTTGAACAAGAAGTGAATATAGAAGAAGTGAGGAAAAGAGGCTGGGAGATAGGAAGAAGACCTACAGGGGGTGGCACAATTATAATGGGTCCATGGCAATTAGGTTGGGAAATCTACGCAAGCAATGATCAGTTGGGATATACTCCAGAAAGCGCAATAAAAATTGGTGCAGAAGGCGTAATTAGGACTCTAGATAAATTGGGTATAAAAGCGTCTTTTAGACCAAAGAATGATGTAGAGATAAATGGGAGAAAGATCTCTGGAATTGGAGCGTTTTCTGAGGGTAAGTACATTGCAGTTACTGGCACTATTCTATTAGATTTCGATGTTGATGCAATGGTTTCAGTTCTTAGACTATCTTCTGAAAAACTTAAGGATAAATTAGCGAGAGACTTTAAAGATAGATTAACGTGGATTAATAAGGAATTATTACGTCCAATTGACATGGAAGAATTAATAAAAATCTCTAGGGACTCCTTTGCAGAGGTTTTAGGGGTGAAACTTGTAGATGGCAATTACAACGAATTTGAGAAGAAGACAATACAAGAATTAGGATTAAAGTACTCATCTCCAGAATGGATATTTAACTTAAGGCGACCATTAATTGGTGACGATATAAGATATGTAGAGAGGAAACTTCCAGGTGGGCTAGTTAAGGTACAAGTTAAAATGGCTAGTAAAAATCTAATTGAATCAGTACTAATAACTGGTGATTTCTTTATAGAGCCAAGAACTGCCATATATGATTTAGAAGCTAAGTTGAAGTGGAGCAGAGTTGAGGATCTAGAAAACGAAATCAGAACGTGGTTTAATAGCGTAAAAGCAATTGGAATAACTATCGATGATCTCATAAAAATAATAAAAGAGGCGGTAGGATGA
- a CDS encoding CoA-binding protein — translation MENEEEVIKEVLLKYKNIATVGFSKDPSKAAFQVPKFLMDHGYNVIPVNPSANEILGKKSYPSILDVPDKVEIVEIFRPSNEVPKIVDQVLERVRKVGDVKVIWMQEGIRNDDAAEKARKAGLIVIQDRCMYKEYMKKIYNVNNPPPVSSLKNS, via the coding sequence ATGGAGAATGAAGAGGAAGTCATAAAGGAAGTTTTACTTAAATATAAAAATATTGCAACTGTTGGATTCTCTAAAGACCCATCCAAAGCAGCTTTTCAGGTGCCTAAGTTTTTAATGGACCACGGATATAACGTTATACCAGTAAATCCATCTGCGAATGAGATATTAGGTAAAAAGTCTTATCCGTCGATTCTTGACGTACCAGATAAGGTAGAGATTGTTGAGATATTCAGACCATCAAATGAAGTGCCTAAAATTGTCGATCAGGTTTTGGAAAGAGTGAGAAAGGTTGGCGATGTGAAGGTGATATGGATGCAAGAGGGTATTAGAAATGATGATGCTGCGGAAAAGGCTAGAAAAGCTGGACTTATAGTTATCCAAGATAGGTGTATGTACAAAGAGTACATGAAAAAAATATATAATGTAAATAATCCTCCCCCAGTATCATCCTTAAAAAATAGTTAA
- a CDS encoding helix-turn-helix domain-containing protein, with protein sequence MSLKLSESKEVIRCCYKISDTDVECLFKLIELNRPISAEELASVMKLSKTTVENSLKKLIEIGLIVRNKDGEEGKRIGRPKYLYAVIHNAESKIKQDLTSCASKILSATSS encoded by the coding sequence ATGAGTTTAAAACTTTCAGAAAGCAAAGAGGTAATAAGATGTTGTTATAAAATATCAGACACTGATGTTGAGTGCCTATTTAAATTAATTGAGCTTAATAGACCGATATCCGCTGAAGAGTTAGCTTCCGTTATGAAACTTAGCAAAACCACTGTAGAAAATAGTTTAAAGAAGTTAATAGAAATTGGATTGATAGTTAGGAATAAGGACGGAGAGGAAGGGAAGAGAATAGGAAGACCTAAATATCTATATGCGGTTATACATAATGCTGAGAGCAAAATAAAACAGGATTTAACTAGCTGTGCTTCTAAGATACTCTCAGCAACCTCCAGTTAG
- a CDS encoding sulfurtransferase TusA family protein: MIEEMDLTRLECPEPFMKVVAKLMKIDNGELKIRYKDAKCREMLLEAMRLMNCKVLEDSQQDGIFIMHIKKESGSSEKPKKIELTGGC, translated from the coding sequence ATGATTGAAGAAATGGATTTAACTCGGCTTGAGTGCCCTGAACCTTTCATGAAAGTAGTTGCAAAACTTATGAAGATAGATAACGGAGAGCTTAAGATAAGGTATAAGGATGCCAAATGTAGAGAAATGTTATTAGAGGCTATGAGGCTAATGAATTGTAAGGTTCTAGAGGATTCACAGCAGGATGGAATATTTATCATGCATATTAAAAAAGAAAGTGGTAGTTCTGAAAAGCCTAAAAAAATCGAACTAACTGGAGGTTGCTGA
- a CDS encoding YHS domain-containing protein, producing the protein MKVICPVCNRLFEAECTPYTTDYNNVKYYFDTEICMLAFLREPDRFTFKCKKNEG; encoded by the coding sequence ATGAAGGTCATATGTCCCGTATGTAATAGATTGTTTGAAGCTGAATGTACACCCTACACTACTGACTACAATAATGTTAAGTATTACTTTGACACTGAAATATGTATGTTAGCATTTCTAAGAGAACCGGATAGATTCACATTTAAATGTAAGAAAAACGAAGGTTAA
- the lrs14 gene encoding HTH-type transcriptional regulator Lrs14 has product MQVENIRVRLPSGKEVGLIDALNFCYDISDTDFQVLKTLLTSGPKTEDELAEMLHLSKASINRSVNKLVSLGFVDRVKDSSSKGGRPRYIYKPIEADRITEKISSDFKYCADLFSSVIPQELKGK; this is encoded by the coding sequence ATGCAAGTAGAGAATATAAGAGTTAGGCTCCCATCTGGAAAAGAGGTTGGATTAATAGATGCACTGAATTTCTGCTACGATATTTCAGATACAGACTTCCAAGTGTTAAAGACATTGCTAACCAGTGGACCTAAGACTGAAGATGAACTAGCTGAAATGCTTCATTTAAGTAAGGCATCAATAAATAGATCTGTAAATAAATTAGTTTCATTGGGATTTGTGGATAGGGTAAAGGACTCCTCATCAAAGGGAGGGAGACCAAGATATATATATAAACCCATAGAAGCGGACAGAATCACTGAGAAGATTTCAAGCGATTTCAAATACTGTGCTGACTTGTTCTCAAGTGTAATACCACAAGAATTGAAAGGAAAGTAA
- a CDS encoding HAD family hydrolase, with the protein MVNFAVWLDGVILKIDLTDLLYKIYKGDKIDLPITYDVNDDWLKIYDQIREMELAILSPYDEITTKNILERIDLKPSYVIANRGRTKPSKEPYRILIEATRWDPLQIVTLASSPLDLLSARFFDSRIKVVCVKRYQDCSRYSPFLYSDNLEDAISLLKRLKIIR; encoded by the coding sequence ATGGTTAATTTCGCAGTTTGGTTAGATGGAGTTATTCTAAAAATAGATCTAACTGATTTGCTTTACAAGATCTATAAAGGAGATAAAATTGATCTACCCATTACGTATGATGTTAATGATGACTGGCTCAAAATCTATGATCAGATTAGGGAAATGGAGTTAGCCATACTTTCTCCCTATGATGAAATCACTACAAAGAATATTTTGGAGAGAATTGATCTTAAACCCAGTTATGTCATAGCTAATAGGGGAAGGACTAAACCATCAAAGGAGCCATATAGGATCTTAATTGAGGCCACTAGATGGGATCCTTTACAAATAGTAACTTTAGCATCGTCTCCCTTAGATTTATTATCTGCAAGGTTTTTCGATTCTAGAATTAAAGTTGTCTGCGTAAAGAGGTATCAAGATTGTTCTAGATATTCTCCCTTCTTGTATTCTGATAATCTAGAAGACGCTATATCATTACTCAAGAGACTTAAAATTATAAGATAA
- a CDS encoding glycine cleavage system protein H — translation MKILGFTFPDDLLYEPEKHVWIRIEDNNVISIGVTDLGQYMAGKIFQVTVKQKGEKVNGRSILFSIESAKWIGKFRLPIEGEVFDVNENVVKNPSLINERPYDSWIIKIRIVDVDVVKRTFKPIQEVYKQFEEEAKRVVR, via the coding sequence ATGAAAATCTTAGGCTTTACCTTTCCTGACGATTTACTTTACGAACCGGAAAAACATGTGTGGATAAGAATAGAGGATAATAATGTAATTAGCATAGGTGTTACTGATCTAGGACAATATATGGCTGGAAAAATATTTCAGGTTACGGTAAAACAGAAGGGCGAAAAAGTAAACGGAAGAAGTATTCTATTCTCTATTGAGAGCGCAAAGTGGATAGGTAAATTTAGGTTGCCAATAGAGGGTGAAGTTTTTGACGTAAATGAAAATGTAGTAAAAAATCCTTCACTAATCAATGAAAGACCTTATGATAGTTGGATAATTAAGATAAGGATAGTGGATGTAGATGTTGTAAAAAGAACTTTCAAACCAATTCAAGAAGTATACAAACAGTTTGAGGAGGAGGCAAAAAGAGTTGTTAGATGA
- a CDS encoding MFS transporter, which translates to MKGKRVIFLSASSFFLSYFSRVTWSIVAPLSALKTTTTEDSIIFALFFVGYILVQIPSGMLADSISVNRLLFLSLLGVGITSFISATVPLIMVEYIMSFLMGFSAGWIYPITVKLLSISFDGEDLPTAMSIYSIAWPLSIVASGIIIPFLALTFGWEFSFYFISALSVILGISALVYLPSLKLSKNIIKFKGVVRDRNSIYISIGGFLFYLTYWVLVLYLYKYLLGVFRNEYVAGVIYSFTALTGIFSTIVAGYIIKSLGVKRTFLLFISLYTISLLLFSFSRNVIIIGTDALALGFFRFIITPTSSTAVAVIGGKERSGSVTGFANFFWQSSGIVGSIIAPLLINLFTYTYLWTFVGVISFLSLIFYYKLKFMRDYL; encoded by the coding sequence GTGAAAGGTAAGAGAGTAATTTTTCTCTCAGCATCATCATTTTTCCTCTCCTATTTTTCCAGAGTAACCTGGAGTATTGTGGCACCCCTTTCCGCATTGAAAACAACTACTACTGAAGATAGCATAATATTTGCACTTTTCTTCGTAGGTTATATCCTAGTCCAAATTCCTTCTGGAATGTTAGCAGACAGTATTTCTGTAAATCGCTTGCTTTTCCTCTCTTTATTGGGCGTAGGAATCACGTCTTTTATCTCAGCGACAGTTCCTCTCATTATGGTAGAGTATATTATGAGCTTTTTAATGGGATTTTCTGCTGGTTGGATATATCCTATTACAGTAAAACTACTCAGCATCTCATTTGATGGCGAAGACTTACCTACTGCTATGAGCATTTACAGTATAGCTTGGCCCTTATCTATAGTAGCTTCCGGTATTATAATACCCTTTTTAGCCTTAACATTTGGTTGGGAGTTCTCATTTTATTTTATAAGTGCACTTTCTGTAATTTTAGGTATTTCAGCTCTAGTCTATCTTCCTTCCTTAAAGTTATCTAAAAATATAATTAAATTTAAGGGTGTAGTTAGAGATAGGAACTCCATATATATATCTATTGGAGGTTTTTTATTCTATTTAACATATTGGGTACTTGTTCTATATCTTTATAAATATTTACTGGGTGTATTTAGAAATGAGTATGTGGCTGGTGTTATATACTCGTTCACTGCATTAACCGGAATTTTCTCTACTATTGTAGCTGGATATATAATAAAGTCATTAGGCGTTAAAAGAACATTTTTATTGTTCATAAGTCTCTACACTATCTCGTTACTTCTTTTTTCATTTTCAAGAAACGTGATAATTATTGGTACTGATGCATTAGCCTTAGGTTTCTTCAGGTTTATTATAACACCAACAAGCTCTACAGCGGTAGCTGTGATTGGAGGGAAAGAGAGAAGCGGTAGCGTGACCGGATTTGCTAACTTCTTCTGGCAATCTAGCGGTATAGTTGGCTCCATAATAGCTCCTCTTCTCATAAACTTATTTACATATACATATTTATGGACTTTTGTTGGTGTAATCTCTTTTCTTTCTTTAATTTTTTACTATAAACTTAAATTTATGAGAGATTATCTTTAA
- a CDS encoding helix-turn-helix domain-containing protein: MAEKVRFPDGREVDIHDFIAFMYGLSKSDVEVLHILLQNGKMTTDDLSQKLNVTKASISKALNNLLDKGLIQREKAPAEKEERKGRPNYIYWVEKDKLYRKLEADLEKLAGTVKEALQKHTALEIVI; the protein is encoded by the coding sequence ATGGCTGAAAAGGTTAGGTTCCCCGATGGAAGGGAAGTAGATATACACGACTTCATAGCCTTCATGTACGGTCTATCTAAAAGTGATGTAGAGGTACTGCACATATTACTACAAAATGGAAAGATGACTACTGACGATCTATCCCAAAAATTAAACGTAACTAAGGCCTCTATTAGTAAAGCATTAAATAACTTACTTGATAAGGGTTTAATACAGAGAGAAAAAGCTCCAGCTGAAAAAGAGGAAAGAAAGGGAAGACCAAACTACATCTATTGGGTAGAAAAAGATAAGTTATATAGAAAATTAGAAGCCGATCTAGAAAAACTTGCAGGGACAGTTAAAGAAGCTTTACAGAAGCACACTGCGTTAGAAATAGTTATTTAA
- a CDS encoding TRASH domain-containing protein yields MAEFKSIRQILSIPNFGTCSQCGKEVDYAEFILVHKNRAYLFCSKSCFRKWLRETRVHYGD; encoded by the coding sequence ATGGCTGAATTCAAGTCTATAAGGCAAATTTTATCCATTCCTAACTTTGGTACTTGTAGTCAGTGTGGAAAAGAGGTAGATTACGCTGAATTTATTTTAGTACACAAAAATAGGGCTTATCTATTTTGTTCTAAATCATGCTTTAGAAAATGGTTAAGGGAGACTAGAGTCCACTATGGAGATTGA
- a CDS encoding DUF2258 domain-containing protein: MSEEINRDMERAEEYEQTTTRVSALGQNKFELSTGLIIAARYADKLRRVALVAFSKIAPKEVIIRDVSELNKQLYSKIVEEMKLGKLDVIRISVDAEYDYQNKKLIFSNLRIIRYVTEEQCAERYKNVISENEKLKEEISELKKKLQDILSILR; encoded by the coding sequence ATGAGCGAAGAGATTAACCGTGATATGGAAAGAGCAGAAGAATATGAACAAACTACAACTAGAGTCTCTGCATTAGGTCAAAATAAATTTGAACTAAGTACTGGGCTCATAATTGCTGCTAGATACGCTGATAAGTTAAGGAGAGTCGCATTAGTAGCCTTTAGTAAGATAGCTCCTAAGGAAGTTATTATTAGAGATGTGAGTGAGCTAAATAAACAACTATATTCCAAAATTGTGGAGGAGATGAAGCTAGGTAAATTGGATGTTATTAGGATATCAGTAGATGCCGAATATGACTATCAAAACAAAAAATTAATTTTCAGTAATTTGCGAATAATAAGATATGTTACTGAAGAACAATGTGCAGAGAGGTATAAAAATGTCATTAGCGAGAATGAAAAATTAAAAGAAGAAATTTCAGAATTAAAGAAAAAATTACAAGATATATTATCAATTTTAAGGTAA
- the acnA gene encoding aconitate hydratase AcnA produces the protein MPSKFSYKGSEIYYYPLKELEEKGYKISDLPYSIRILVENVYRNLDGNKITEEDLENIAKWKVGEELAFMPTRVVMQDYTGVPLLVDLAAMREKMIQLKKDPKIINPVVPADLVIDHSVQVDYYGTVYSLEFNMKKEFERNLERYQFLKWAQGAFRNLRIVPPGKGIIHQVNLEYLSTVVTKAEVKGLLTAFPEVIIGTDSHTTMIEGLGILGWGVGGLEAEAVLLGEPYYLNVPEVIGVRLTGEIQEGVTPTDVVLYITELLRKKNVVSKFVEFFGPSLSLLSVPDRATIANMAPEYGATAAYFPIDDVTISYLELTNRDGEFVKRYAQLQDLFYDDSRKIRYTDVVEVDLSKIEPAIAGPRNPDERISLREVKGKLSKEKKKKGKYVEDNAVVLAAITSCTNTSNPTVMLGAGILAKKAVEMGLRVPPYVKTSTAPGSPIVAEYLKETGLLPYLEALGFHLVGFGCTTCIGNAGPLPKHVEEDIKENGIETYAVISGNRNFEGRINPLLKGTFLASPILVVAYALAGRIDIDFYNEPMGYDPNGKPVYLKDIWPSLKEIKAYMNMALRPELYKKNSNIFEGNELWNTLKTPQGDVYSWDEKSTYIRLPPWYTEEKQEELDDIVNARILLLLGDKITTDHISPAGPITPDSPAGLYLKEFNVNDLNTYGARRGNHEIMLRGGFFNPKLKNLLVEKEGGYTVHFPDRKIASVYEVAMQYKKEGVPLVIVAGKQYGSGSSRDWAAKVTKLLGVKAVLAESFERIHRSNLVAMGVIPIQIQDWRSLGIKGDETVNIKGIKDLKPKKELVIEFVKSNGEKITTKGIARIDNNVELTYVKKGGILNYVLEKFLENERKS, from the coding sequence ATGCCAAGTAAATTTTCATATAAGGGTTCAGAAATATATTATTATCCACTAAAAGAATTGGAAGAAAAAGGTTACAAAATAAGTGATCTACCCTATTCGATAAGAATACTTGTTGAAAACGTCTACAGAAATTTAGATGGAAATAAGATCACAGAAGAAGACTTAGAGAATATAGCAAAATGGAAAGTAGGAGAAGAATTAGCTTTTATGCCAACTAGGGTTGTTATGCAAGACTACACTGGAGTTCCCCTATTAGTTGATTTAGCAGCAATGAGAGAGAAGATGATTCAATTGAAAAAAGATCCTAAGATCATAAACCCAGTAGTCCCAGCTGACCTAGTTATAGATCACTCGGTACAAGTGGACTATTATGGCACGGTTTACTCACTAGAGTTTAATATGAAAAAAGAATTTGAAAGAAATTTGGAAAGATATCAATTTTTAAAGTGGGCTCAAGGAGCATTTAGGAACTTAAGAATTGTGCCTCCTGGAAAAGGGATTATCCATCAAGTAAATCTAGAATATCTAAGTACCGTAGTAACAAAAGCTGAAGTAAAGGGTTTGTTAACTGCATTTCCAGAGGTAATTATTGGAACAGATTCTCACACTACTATGATTGAAGGTCTTGGAATCCTAGGATGGGGAGTCGGTGGATTAGAAGCAGAGGCTGTACTCTTAGGAGAGCCATACTACCTTAATGTACCAGAGGTAATAGGTGTAAGGTTAACTGGTGAGATACAAGAAGGAGTAACTCCTACTGATGTAGTTCTTTACATTACGGAGTTATTAAGGAAGAAGAACGTGGTAAGTAAATTCGTTGAATTCTTCGGACCATCTTTATCATTACTTTCTGTACCAGATAGAGCAACTATAGCTAACATGGCACCAGAGTATGGTGCAACAGCAGCTTACTTCCCGATAGATGATGTAACAATAAGCTATCTTGAACTCACGAATAGAGATGGAGAATTTGTTAAAAGATATGCTCAACTACAAGATCTATTCTATGATGATTCTAGGAAAATAAGATATACAGATGTAGTAGAAGTGGATTTAAGTAAGATAGAGCCTGCAATAGCGGGACCTAGAAATCCTGATGAAAGAATAAGTCTGAGAGAAGTTAAAGGAAAACTAAGTAAAGAGAAAAAGAAAAAGGGCAAATATGTTGAGGATAACGCTGTAGTTTTAGCTGCAATTACTAGTTGTACAAACACTTCTAATCCAACTGTAATGTTAGGTGCTGGTATCTTAGCCAAAAAGGCTGTTGAAATGGGATTAAGAGTACCTCCTTACGTTAAAACCAGCACTGCACCTGGATCACCAATAGTAGCTGAGTACTTAAAGGAAACGGGATTATTACCATATTTAGAGGCTCTAGGTTTTCACTTAGTTGGTTTCGGATGTACAACGTGTATAGGTAATGCAGGGCCCTTACCAAAGCATGTAGAGGAGGACATTAAGGAGAATGGTATTGAAACATATGCAGTAATTAGCGGAAATAGGAATTTCGAAGGTAGAATAAACCCACTATTAAAGGGCACTTTTCTAGCCTCTCCTATATTAGTAGTTGCTTATGCATTAGCGGGAAGAATTGATATAGATTTTTACAATGAGCCAATGGGATACGATCCCAATGGAAAACCAGTATATTTAAAGGATATCTGGCCTTCCTTAAAAGAGATAAAAGCCTATATGAACATGGCCTTAAGACCAGAATTATACAAGAAGAATTCCAATATCTTTGAAGGAAACGAATTATGGAACACATTAAAAACTCCACAAGGAGATGTGTATAGTTGGGATGAGAAATCAACATACATAAGATTACCACCATGGTACACTGAAGAAAAACAGGAGGAGTTAGATGATATAGTTAACGCTAGAATACTATTATTGCTAGGAGATAAGATAACTACTGACCACATTTCACCAGCTGGTCCAATTACCCCTGACTCACCTGCAGGATTATACTTAAAAGAATTTAATGTAAACGATCTAAATACGTATGGTGCCAGAAGAGGGAACCATGAGATAATGTTAAGAGGGGGATTTTTCAATCCTAAGCTGAAGAATCTATTAGTGGAAAAAGAAGGAGGATATACTGTCCACTTCCCAGATAGGAAGATTGCTAGTGTATACGAAGTGGCAATGCAGTATAAGAAGGAAGGAGTTCCTCTAGTAATAGTAGCGGGTAAACAGTATGGAAGTGGAAGTTCAAGAGATTGGGCAGCAAAAGTAACCAAATTGTTAGGAGTCAAGGCTGTCTTAGCAGAGAGCTTTGAGAGGATACATAGAAGTAACTTAGTAGCTATGGGTGTAATACCTATACAAATTCAAGACTGGAGAAGTCTAGGAATAAAGGGAGATGAAACTGTTAACATAAAGGGTATTAAGGATCTTAAACCTAAAAAGGAGTTAGTTATAGAGTTTGTAAAATCTAATGGAGAGAAAATAACTACTAAGGGAATTGCAAGAATAGATAATAATGTTGAATTAACGTATGTCAAGAAAGGAGGAATATTAAATTATGTGCTAGAGAAATTCTTAGAAAATGAAAGGAAGAGTTAG